A genome region from Cereibacter sphaeroides 2.4.1 includes the following:
- a CDS encoding RES family NAD+ phosphorylase, with product MRQTDISDRALVRLLPATYHKPPALRGLVDTDDELDILAQIEGLTSGRLLAERGRNPHLDPRELAWQRRSRDLRIYGNSHVNAAFTYTRTGGNRFNTEERGAWYCAWDVMVSVSEVAWHRTRELGFMGSFTDSARYVELLADFIGVFDDLTDEPGHPVLHPDPAVGYPEGQSLAQHLRRAGSRGLIYPSVRAPAPGGNCLVCFDPRAIQNVRPGASWDLVWDGTPHYSIMAVAAE from the coding sequence ATGAGGCAGACGGACATTTCCGATCGCGCTCTCGTGCGCCTCCTGCCCGCCACTTACCACAAGCCGCCTGCCCTGCGCGGTCTCGTCGATACCGATGATGAGTTGGATATCCTGGCCCAGATCGAAGGCCTGACCAGCGGCCGCCTCCTGGCCGAGCGGGGCCGCAACCCGCATCTGGACCCGCGGGAGCTTGCCTGGCAGCGGCGCAGCCGTGATCTGCGCATCTACGGCAACAGTCATGTCAACGCGGCCTTCACCTACACGCGAACCGGCGGAAACCGCTTCAACACCGAGGAGCGCGGGGCCTGGTACTGCGCATGGGACGTGATGGTCTCCGTCAGTGAAGTGGCTTGGCACCGGACGCGGGAACTGGGCTTCATGGGCAGCTTCACTGACAGCGCCCGCTATGTGGAACTGCTGGCAGATTTCATCGGGGTCTTTGACGACCTCACCGATGAGCCGGGTCATCCGGTGCTGCATCCGGATCCGGCTGTCGGCTATCCGGAAGGCCAGAGCCTCGCCCAGCATCTGCGCCGGGCCGGATCCCGCGGGCTCATCTACCCATCGGTGCGGGCCCCGGCACCCGGAGGGAACTGCCTGGTCTGCTTCGACCCGCGCGCCATCCAGAACGTCCGTCCGGGGGCATCCTGGGATCTCGTCTGGGACGGAACCCCGCACTACTCCATCATGGCGGTCGCCGCAGAATGA
- a CDS encoding O-linked N-acetylglucosamine transferase, SPINDLY family protein — MSFSSLIAPQGQGAPCPEERLKEAIGCYSEALKLKPAYAEAHYNLGCALSEGEELESASACYRRALHLRPHYPEAHNNLGAALRQLGRPGEAIASLRQAIALRPGYAEAHNMLGLALRDLGFLDEALASYRQAVHLNPAFAEAHNNLGILLRADGQIEAAADSYRRALDLKPEFAEAAANLGNTLKEMGQMDAALSCYRQELQAAALNLHGIGAWVEECVNLLSIECQPAIFRSEEELSRMRNRIEQVLAGLAQRLEDTDPQKMGERAVMRRAATKITGFYIAYHQQNDRPLMERLSTVLTQLLGILNTPPAHRPGGRHRIRLGIASHFLRNHNAANWAYGWLSHLPKADYEFFTYCFQSESDDLSRRFAALGTHRTLRFDPMAFETVVNVMRADDLDFLMLPDVGMTSVSRILSLHRIARTQFTAWGHPVTTGSTQMDFFLSSDLMEPEGAQAHYSERLLRLPNLALYLDPCQQGLAEPAPRLREDRILYGCLQSLFKYLPRYDDLFPRIALEVPKALFVFLEGKPSYMTAVLRERLQGAFRRFGLDADRFVLFLPRRSSEDFNRLMRSMDVVVDSLGWSGGNTSLAAVRDALPLATMPGDFMRGRHTSAILQRMQADEFVAASIDEYINKLIALGNDTDYRRYCSTTLRDRGQALYEDNIFITALDDFLRHDPC, encoded by the coding sequence ATGAGCTTTTCATCTCTGATTGCCCCACAAGGGCAAGGCGCACCGTGCCCTGAAGAACGCCTGAAGGAGGCGATCGGATGCTACAGCGAGGCTCTGAAGCTCAAGCCCGCCTATGCGGAGGCGCATTACAACCTCGGCTGTGCGCTGAGCGAGGGCGAGGAACTCGAGTCGGCGAGCGCGTGCTACCGCAGGGCGCTGCATCTGAGGCCGCACTATCCCGAGGCCCATAACAACCTGGGCGCCGCGCTCCGGCAGCTGGGTCGGCCCGGCGAGGCGATCGCGAGCCTGAGGCAGGCGATCGCCCTGCGGCCGGGGTACGCCGAAGCCCACAACATGCTCGGCCTGGCGTTAAGAGACCTTGGCTTCCTCGATGAAGCCCTGGCAAGCTACAGGCAGGCAGTCCACCTGAACCCGGCCTTCGCCGAAGCCCACAACAATCTCGGCATCCTGCTCAGGGCAGACGGACAGATCGAGGCGGCTGCCGACAGCTACAGGCGGGCCTTGGATCTGAAGCCCGAGTTTGCAGAAGCTGCCGCAAACCTCGGAAATACGCTGAAGGAAATGGGGCAGATGGATGCTGCCCTGTCCTGCTACCGGCAGGAATTGCAGGCTGCGGCGCTCAATCTCCACGGCATCGGCGCCTGGGTCGAGGAATGCGTGAACCTGCTGTCCATCGAGTGCCAGCCGGCCATCTTCCGCTCGGAAGAGGAACTCTCGCGCATGCGCAACCGGATCGAGCAGGTTCTGGCGGGGTTGGCGCAACGTTTGGAAGATACGGACCCGCAGAAAATGGGTGAGCGGGCAGTGATGCGGCGCGCGGCGACCAAGATCACCGGCTTCTACATCGCCTACCACCAGCAGAACGACCGGCCTTTGATGGAGCGCCTGTCGACTGTCCTGACGCAGCTCCTCGGCATCTTGAACACGCCCCCGGCGCACAGACCCGGAGGCCGGCACCGGATCCGGCTTGGTATCGCTTCGCACTTCCTGAGAAACCACAACGCTGCGAACTGGGCCTATGGCTGGTTGAGCCACTTGCCCAAGGCCGATTACGAGTTCTTCACCTATTGCTTCCAGTCGGAAAGTGATGATCTTTCGCGCCGGTTTGCGGCTCTGGGGACGCATCGCACTCTGCGCTTCGACCCGATGGCATTCGAGACGGTCGTGAACGTCATGCGGGCGGACGATCTGGACTTCCTCATGCTGCCGGACGTCGGAATGACCAGTGTCAGCCGCATCCTGTCACTGCATCGCATTGCCCGGACGCAATTCACTGCATGGGGACATCCGGTGACTACCGGTTCGACCCAAATGGATTTCTTCCTCTCCAGCGACCTGATGGAGCCAGAGGGCGCGCAGGCGCACTACAGCGAGAGGCTCTTGCGACTGCCGAACTTGGCGCTGTATCTGGATCCATGCCAGCAGGGACTGGCTGAACCCGCGCCGCGACTTCGGGAAGACCGGATCCTCTACGGCTGCCTGCAGTCGCTCTTCAAGTATCTTCCGCGCTACGACGACTTGTTCCCGCGTATCGCATTGGAAGTTCCGAAGGCGCTGTTTGTGTTTCTCGAGGGCAAGCCATCCTATATGACGGCCGTCCTGCGCGAGCGTCTACAGGGCGCATTCCGGCGCTTCGGGCTCGACGCCGACAGATTTGTCCTGTTTCTGCCACGGCGCAGCTCTGAAGACTTCAACCGGCTGATGCGGTCGATGGATGTCGTCGTAGACAGCCTGGGCTGGAGCGGCGGCAACACCAGTCTCGCGGCCGTCCGGGACGCCCTCCCCCTCGCTACAATGCCGGGCGACTTCATGAGGGGCAGGCACACATCGGCCATCCTCCAAAGGATGCAAGCAGACGAATTTGTGGCTGCATCTATCGATGAGTACATCAATAAGTTGATCGCTTTGGGGAATGACACGGACTATCGCCGCTACTGCTCCACCACGCTGCGCGACCGCGGGCAAGCGCTCTATGAAGACAACATCTTCATCACGGCTCTGGACGATTTCTTGAGGCATGACCCCTGTTGA
- a CDS encoding MbcA/ParS/Xre antitoxin family protein, translating into MEADMHVAEKIREPAQINAVALKAYARIAQAWGLSLKEAAGLADMSESTWKRARKPDFAGELTKDQLLRLSAVIGIYKSLELYFSEPLARCWFITPNTGPLFGGSRPVDTAIEGGLPQILAVRTYLDALRGGA; encoded by the coding sequence ATGGAGGCCGATATGCACGTTGCAGAGAAAATCCGGGAACCTGCCCAGATCAACGCCGTGGCGTTGAAAGCCTATGCCCGCATTGCCCAGGCCTGGGGCCTCAGCCTGAAGGAAGCGGCCGGCCTCGCCGACATGTCGGAAAGCACATGGAAGCGCGCCAGGAAGCCGGATTTCGCAGGAGAACTGACCAAGGATCAACTCCTTCGGCTGAGTGCCGTGATCGGCATCTACAAGTCGCTCGAACTCTACTTCTCCGAACCCCTCGCCAGATGCTGGTTCATCACCCCAAATACCGGGCCGCTGTTCGGTGGCAGCCGTCCAGTAGACACCGCCATCGAAGGCGGGCTGCCGCAGATCCTCGCGGTGCGGACCTATCTTGACGCCTTGCGCGGTGGGGCATGA